One window of the bacterium genome contains the following:
- a CDS encoding type Z 30S ribosomal protein S14, whose amino-acid sequence MAKKSLIAKAKREPKFGARRYNRCPLCGRSRAYLRKFDMCRICFRGLALRGEIPGVIKASW is encoded by the coding sequence ATGGCGAAGAAGTCTTTAATCGCAAAAGCTAAACGGGAACCCAAATTCGGAGCCCGGCGGTACAACCGCTGCCCGTTGTGCGGGCGGTCCCGCGCCTATCTGCGTAAATTCGATATGTGTCGGATCTGCTTCCGCGGGTTGGCGCTGCGGGGCGAGATCCCGGGCGTAATCAAGGCCAGTTGGTAG
- the rplE gene encoding 50S ribosomal protein L5: MKPRLKKKYEDEVVPAMMTERGYRNRYEVPRVVKIAVNSGLGRYHDDIKVFDAAVDELAAVTGQRPVVSRAKRSVANFKVRAGMPSGVRVTLRRDRMYEFLDRLISFALPRVRDFRGLDPESFDGHGGYTLGVTEQIIFPEVDYDKVVKITGMNVTVATSAKSDEEARHLLTALGMPFGRPRARR; the protein is encoded by the coding sequence ATGAAACCGCGCTTGAAGAAGAAATACGAGGACGAAGTGGTGCCGGCGATGATGACCGAGCGCGGCTACCGCAACCGTTACGAGGTCCCGCGCGTCGTGAAGATCGCGGTAAATTCCGGCCTCGGCCGGTACCACGACGACATAAAAGTCTTCGACGCCGCCGTCGACGAGCTGGCCGCCGTAACGGGCCAGCGGCCCGTGGTCAGCCGCGCCAAGCGGTCGGTGGCGAACTTCAAGGTACGCGCCGGCATGCCGTCCGGCGTCCGCGTGACGCTGCGCCGCGACCGGATGTACGAGTTCCTGGACCGGCTCATAAGCTTCGCGTTACCGCGGGTCCGCGACTTCCGCGGCCTCGACCCCGAGAGCTTCGACGGCCACGGCGGCTATACGCTGGGCGTAACGGAACAGATAATATTTCCGGAAGTAGATTACGATAAAGTCGTCAAAATAACCGGGATGAACGTGACGGTGGCGACCTCGGCCAAGAGCGACGAGGAGGCGCGCCATTTATTGACGGCGCTCGGGATGCCCTTCGGCCGGCCCCGCGCGCGGCGTTGA
- the rplX gene encoding 50S ribosomal protein L24: MSPEKKKRSPSTRVRLRKGDNVKVIAGKDFGKTGKILRVIPQRGRLIVEGVNFVKKHSRRTREDRAGGIHEIEASIHVSNLMLICPKCRQTTRVGNTELADGTKVRTCRKCGEVLER; this comes from the coding sequence ATGTCTCCCGAGAAAAAGAAGCGCTCCCCGAGTACGCGCGTCCGCTTACGCAAGGGAGATAACGTCAAGGTTATCGCCGGCAAGGACTTCGGCAAGACCGGTAAAATCCTGCGCGTGATACCCCAGAGGGGCAGGCTTATCGTCGAGGGCGTGAATTTCGTCAAGAAGCACTCCCGGCGGACGCGCGAAGACCGGGCCGGCGGCATCCACGAGATCGAGGCCTCCATTCACGTCTCGAACTTGATGTTGATATGTCCCAAGTGCCGGCAGACCACCCGCGTCGGCAACACCGAGCTCGCCGACGGCACGAAGGTCCGCACGTGCCGGAAGTGCGGGGAGGTCCTGGAACGCTAA
- the rplN gene encoding 50S ribosomal protein L14 produces MIIPYSRLVVADNSGAKQASCIRVVAGSGAKRFAEVGDTIVATVKDASPRGTVKKGQVVRAVVVRTRKQTRRSDGSYIKFDDNACVVINEGGEPAGTRIFGPVARELREKRFMKIISLAPEVL; encoded by the coding sequence GTGATAATACCGTATTCGAGATTGGTCGTAGCCGACAACTCCGGCGCCAAGCAGGCCTCCTGCATCAGGGTGGTGGCAGGCTCGGGGGCCAAGCGCTTCGCCGAGGTAGGGGATACCATCGTCGCGACGGTTAAAGACGCGTCGCCCCGCGGCACCGTGAAGAAGGGCCAGGTGGTCCGGGCGGTCGTCGTGCGGACCCGCAAACAGACGCGGCGCTCCGACGGCTCCTACATCAAGTTCGACGATAATGCGTGCGTCGTAATAAACGAGGGCGGCGAGCCCGCGGGGACGCGCATTTTCGGCCCGGTGGCTCGCGAGTTGCGCGAGAAGCGCTTCATGAAGATAATATCCCTCGCGCCCGAGGTATTATAG
- the rpsQ gene encoding 30S ribosomal protein S17, whose translation MTATEEIKVRRGRRKVMQGRVVSDAGDKAVVVEVETRKQHPLFKKMLKRSKRFMAHDENNECRVGDTVRVMETRPLSKRKRWRLVEVVERAK comes from the coding sequence ATGACCGCGACGGAAGAGATAAAGGTGCGGCGAGGCCGCCGGAAGGTAATGCAGGGCCGCGTGGTGAGCGACGCGGGGGACAAGGCCGTAGTCGTCGAAGTTGAGACGCGGAAGCAACACCCGCTTTTTAAGAAGATGCTCAAGAGGTCGAAGCGCTTCATGGCGCACGACGAGAACAACGAGTGCCGCGTGGGCGACACGGTCCGCGTAATGGAGACGCGCCCTTTGTCCAAACGCAAGCGCTGGCGCCTCGTCGAGGTGGTCGAACGGGCCAAATAA
- the rpmC gene encoding 50S ribosomal protein L29, producing MALKKERDELRHKTVEELEISLRDAKKEMLEIRTNIATRKEEDNNRSKMLKRRIARILTIIGEKQHAVAAAAAGDNR from the coding sequence TTGGCCCTGAAGAAGGAACGCGACGAGTTGCGTCACAAGACGGTAGAGGAACTGGAGATCTCCCTCCGGGACGCCAAGAAGGAGATGTTGGAGATAAGGACCAACATCGCCACCCGCAAGGAAGAGGACAACAACCGGAGCAAGATGCTCAAGCGCCGTATCGCCCGCATCCTCACCATCATCGGCGAGAAGCAGCACGCGGTCGCGGCTGCCGCCGCCGGAGATAATCGATGA
- the rplP gene encoding 50S ribosomal protein L16: MLMPKRTKWRKQQRGRRRGKATRGNTLQFGSFGLQAREACWLTAAQIESARVAITRHVKRQGKLWIRVFPDKPVTKKPLETRMGKGKGAPEFWVAVVRPGLVLFELEGVAPATAREAMRRARYKLPIKTKYLEIEE; the protein is encoded by the coding sequence ATGTTGATGCCCAAGAGGACGAAGTGGCGCAAACAACAGCGGGGCCGCCGGCGCGGCAAGGCCACGCGCGGCAACACGCTCCAGTTCGGCTCCTTCGGCCTCCAGGCGCGCGAGGCGTGTTGGCTCACCGCGGCGCAGATCGAGTCGGCGCGCGTCGCCATCACCCGCCACGTCAAGCGCCAGGGGAAGTTGTGGATTCGCGTCTTCCCGGATAAACCTGTGACGAAGAAGCCGCTCGAGACCCGGATGGGTAAAGGCAAGGGCGCGCCCGAGTTCTGGGTGGCGGTCGTCCGCCCCGGCCTGGTCCTGTTCGAGTTGGAGGGCGTGGCGCCCGCTACGGCGCGCGAGGCCATGAGGCGGGCCCGGTACAAGTTGCCCATAAAGACGAAGTACTTGGAGATAGAGGAATAG
- the rpsC gene encoding 30S ribosomal protein S3, with translation MGQKTHPVGFRLGYIRTWDSRWFAKRDYAAKLHQDLAIRGYVKKNFSNAAISRVQIERTTDRIIVHIWTARPGMIIGTKGARIAQLREDLKQLVGADLDVEIREIENAELDAQLVAENVAAQLERRMGFRRVMKKTLATVMKLGAKGCKIQVKGRIGGREMGRQERYSDGRVPCQTLRADIDYGQAEAKTVYGVVGVKVWIFRGEVLPSEIADREVLAEQTRRPAKRKRRRPKKGGSRERS, from the coding sequence ATGGGACAGAAGACGCATCCGGTGGGCTTTAGGCTCGGGTATATCAGGACCTGGGATTCGCGGTGGTTTGCCAAGCGCGATTACGCCGCCAAGCTCCATCAGGACCTCGCCATCCGCGGCTACGTCAAGAAGAACTTCAGCAACGCCGCCATATCCCGCGTCCAAATCGAGCGGACGACGGACCGTATAATCGTTCACATCTGGACCGCCCGGCCCGGGATGATAATCGGCACCAAGGGCGCCCGCATCGCGCAGCTGCGGGAAGACCTCAAGCAGCTCGTCGGCGCCGACCTCGACGTCGAGATCCGCGAGATCGAGAACGCCGAGCTCGACGCCCAGCTGGTGGCGGAAAACGTCGCCGCCCAGCTCGAGCGCCGTATGGGCTTTAGGCGCGTCATGAAGAAGACGCTGGCCACCGTCATGAAGCTCGGCGCCAAAGGCTGCAAGATCCAGGTTAAAGGCCGCATCGGAGGCCGCGAGATGGGCCGCCAGGAAAGGTACTCCGACGGCCGCGTCCCGTGCCAAACGCTCCGCGCCGACATCGATTACGGCCAGGCGGAAGCCAAAACCGTATACGGCGTCGTGGGCGTTAAGGTGTGGATTTTCCGGGGCGAGGTGTTGCCCTCCGAGATAGCCGACCGGGAGGTTCTCGCGGAGCAGACGCGTCGCCCGGCCAAGAGGAAGCGGCGCCGCCCGAAGAAGGGCGGCTCGCGCGAGAGGTCGTAG